The proteins below come from a single Arthrobacter crystallopoietes genomic window:
- a CDS encoding helix-turn-helix domain-containing protein: MAIIVDIDVMLAKRKMPVGVLAERVGITPANLAVLKNGRAKAVRFTTLAALCEVLDCQPGDLLRWEPGEPEESPN, translated from the coding sequence ACATCGACGTGATGCTGGCCAAGCGCAAGATGCCCGTGGGCGTGCTCGCGGAACGCGTCGGCATTACCCCCGCAAACCTCGCAGTGCTCAAAAACGGCCGTGCCAAGGCTGTTCGCTTCACCACCCTCGCCGCCTTGTGCGAGGTACTCGATTGCCAGCCCGGAGATCTGCTGCGCTGGGAGCCCGGCGAGCCCGAGGAATCCCCGAATTAA